A window of Fimbriimonadaceae bacterium contains these coding sequences:
- a CDS encoding DUF3084 domain-containing protein, with protein sequence MLGGIIAFYADRLGRYLGKKRLRLLGLRPRHTAAVLTVGAGVLIPLVTVAIVFAASQDVRLWLIEGRQAIEQVKVLRGEVGTLKSQGTELDQQIQSKTTQVAELDAKLQQSLADLKKFRDAAAVSAERARQAGLKVAALTRQAKNLTESLTKQAAALAATTKDLGSAEADLVKARQEYKGLSDAFAILQKEQNDAYVENRRLGMENDQLIRDSERLKQDISGLSADKERLLAEQERLSKDLGDTKGELERGKLELDDLRARLSTASNMLAQNLNASRTMPLTFAMGEELARLSVPNNLTEEAARAALTSLLRSARILADQRGARGDPSCGLWYRETPDRIVTIEEQENAIVKGITGQRDDLVLIASSMLNAFQGEFVALDVKAYRNPIVYQEGQVVAEGRINGQQSEDRVLQQINEFLTGTVRPKALEAKMIPVRGASSPLGEVSQEDVLALMRQILQVSREVRVQALAAQTTRAADSLKLTFRLR encoded by the coding sequence GTGCTGGGAGGCATTATCGCCTTCTACGCGGACCGTCTTGGCCGGTACCTCGGCAAGAAGCGGCTTCGGCTCCTCGGTCTCCGCCCCCGCCATACCGCGGCAGTGTTGACGGTGGGAGCGGGCGTGCTCATTCCCCTGGTGACGGTCGCGATCGTGTTTGCGGCCAGTCAGGACGTTCGGCTGTGGCTGATCGAGGGCCGGCAGGCGATCGAACAGGTCAAGGTGTTGCGCGGCGAAGTCGGCACCCTGAAATCGCAAGGCACCGAGCTGGACCAGCAGATCCAATCCAAGACCACCCAAGTGGCGGAACTGGACGCGAAGTTGCAGCAATCCTTGGCGGACCTCAAGAAGTTTCGCGACGCCGCCGCGGTGTCGGCGGAGCGCGCGCGCCAGGCGGGGCTCAAGGTCGCGGCGCTGACCAGGCAGGCAAAAAACCTCACCGAGTCGCTGACCAAGCAGGCGGCGGCGTTGGCTGCGACGACCAAGGATCTCGGGTCGGCCGAAGCGGACCTGGTCAAAGCGCGCCAAGAGTACAAAGGCTTGAGCGACGCTTTCGCGATCCTCCAGAAGGAGCAGAACGACGCGTACGTCGAGAACCGGCGGCTGGGCATGGAGAACGATCAGCTCATTCGGGACTCGGAGAGGCTCAAGCAGGACATCTCTGGCCTTTCGGCCGACAAGGAGCGGCTCTTGGCCGAGCAGGAACGTCTCAGCAAGGACCTGGGCGACACCAAGGGAGAGCTCGAAAGGGGCAAGCTCGAACTCGACGACCTTCGCGCGCGGCTCTCGACCGCCTCGAACATGCTCGCGCAGAACCTCAATGCGAGCCGCACCATGCCGCTCACGTTCGCCATGGGCGAGGAGTTGGCCCGGCTGTCCGTCCCGAACAACCTCACCGAAGAGGCGGCCCGCGCCGCCTTGACGAGCCTGTTGCGCTCCGCGAGGATCCTCGCGGACCAGCGCGGGGCACGGGGCGACCCCTCGTGCGGCCTGTGGTACCGCGAAACGCCCGACCGCATCGTCACGATCGAGGAGCAGGAGAATGCGATCGTCAAAGGGATCACCGGTCAACGGGACGACCTGGTGCTGATCGCGTCCTCGATGCTCAACGCGTTCCAGGGGGAGTTCGTGGCGCTCGACGTCAAGGCCTACCGCAATCCCATCGTGTACCAAGAGGGACAGGTCGTCGCGGAGGGCCGGATCAACGGGCAGCAGTCGGAGGACCGGGTTCTGCAGCAGATCAACGAGTTCCTGACCGGGACCGTTCGCCCCAAGGCTTTGGAGGCCAAGATGATCCCGGTGCGCGGCGCGAGCAGCCCGCTCGGAGAAGTGTCG
- the rlmN gene encoding 23S rRNA (adenine(2503)-C(2))-methyltransferase RlmN, with protein MPARLRIHAPAGTLKGLVDRHPSLVGMSSSELALFLGERSDARWRGKQIAAWVYGRATSSFGDMTDLPHALRETLAERAVVNPLTVERHLRSTDDVDKLLVHGGDGEVFECVLLPYPDRVSCCISSQVGCPMGCTFCATGLGGFDRNLSVGEIVGQYLLLQGLSERRVSHVVFMGMGEPLLNLQNVVKSLKLLHEEVGLSYRHLTVSTVGLVPQIYELADMGLPIHLALSLHSPRDEVRSRLMPVNHRWPVREVLSAMRAYQRATGRKITIEYLLIDGLNDTVEQADELAQLLQGVPSFVNVIPFNHVDTIQGYARPSRANVRAFKAALEKRGVSVAERVERGHDIAAACGQLAGEHTGRFARRAASAALPLRS; from the coding sequence ATGCCCGCACGACTCCGCATCCACGCTCCCGCAGGTACATTGAAGGGGTTGGTCGATCGTCATCCGAGTCTCGTGGGCATGTCCTCGTCGGAGCTTGCGCTGTTTCTCGGCGAACGCTCCGATGCCCGATGGCGCGGCAAGCAGATCGCCGCCTGGGTCTACGGACGCGCCACATCGAGTTTTGGCGACATGACGGACCTCCCCCATGCGTTGCGCGAGACGCTGGCCGAGCGCGCGGTGGTCAACCCCCTGACCGTGGAGCGCCACCTCCGGTCGACGGACGACGTGGACAAACTGCTCGTCCACGGTGGGGATGGCGAGGTCTTTGAGTGCGTCCTGCTCCCCTATCCGGACCGGGTTTCCTGCTGCATCTCCTCGCAAGTGGGCTGTCCGATGGGATGCACGTTTTGCGCCACGGGATTGGGCGGCTTCGACCGGAACTTGTCCGTGGGAGAGATCGTTGGCCAGTACCTGCTCCTCCAAGGGCTCTCCGAGCGCCGCGTTTCGCACGTCGTGTTCATGGGCATGGGCGAACCCCTGCTGAACCTCCAGAACGTGGTCAAAAGCCTGAAGCTTCTGCACGAGGAGGTCGGGCTCAGCTACCGCCATCTCACGGTCTCGACCGTGGGGCTGGTTCCGCAAATCTACGAGCTGGCCGACATGGGACTTCCGATCCACCTGGCGCTTTCCCTGCACTCTCCTCGCGACGAGGTGCGTTCGCGGCTCATGCCCGTCAACCACCGGTGGCCGGTCCGCGAGGTCCTTTCGGCGATGCGCGCCTACCAGCGCGCGACAGGCCGCAAGATCACGATCGAATACCTGTTGATCGACGGCCTCAACGACACGGTCGAACAAGCCGACGAGTTGGCCCAACTGCTCCAAGGGGTGCCCTCGTTCGTCAACGTGATCCCCTTCAACCATGTCGATACGATCCAAGGCTACGCGCGCCCATCCCGCGCCAACGTCAGGGCGTTCAAGGCGGCGCTCGAGAAACGCGGCGTGAGCGTCGCGGAACGGGTCGAGCGGGGCCACGACATCGCAGCGGCCTGCGGGCAGCTTGCGGGAGAGCACACCGGCAGGTTTGCAAGGAGGGCGGCATCCGCGGCTTTGCCCTTGCGCTCGTGA
- a CDS encoding AAA family ATPase translates to MSLLTDGLTQLLEILPSAVRERLERGAGLESLIEIVLDYGRPAEARYRDHVERMLDLIVSEKDIEFVMKSIGEFGFDNRAGIERTLHRISAIRNRHGKVIGLTCRAGRALEGTIDIIDDIVRSGQSILLLGKPGVGKTTKLREVARVLADEVEKRVIIVDTSNEIAGDGDVPHPGIGTARRMQVRVPVEQHQVMIEAVENHMPEVIVIDEIGTEAEAMAARTIAERGVQLVGTAHGQTLENLMLNPTLADLIGGIQAVTLSDDEARRRGTQKTVLERKAPPTFDVVIELLDFDRLAVHHNVQKTVDMILRGVAARPEIRVRTDQGKVEVVQKEETKELTDAAFNSRFPSLARKPETEAEPVDRIDRGDAEAGERPPQLVKIFPYGIARTRLERAIREKRAPAYVCTDVTQADAVMAIRSSYQNRPRKIRDLAGKPVTTVVVKSNTFSQIAAALDEILRGAGEQKDSEAQAMDEVLAAIDIVMQSGKPYELSPQPATIRKMQHQVTEARRVASESVGEDPNRRLRVLPVRLA, encoded by the coding sequence ATGTCTCTTCTCACCGACGGACTGACGCAGCTTCTCGAGATTCTTCCGAGCGCCGTCCGCGAGCGCCTTGAGCGCGGCGCGGGCTTGGAGAGCCTGATCGAGATCGTTTTGGATTACGGCCGGCCCGCCGAGGCCCGCTACCGCGACCACGTCGAGCGCATGCTCGACCTGATCGTCTCGGAAAAGGACATCGAGTTCGTGATGAAGTCGATCGGCGAATTCGGGTTCGACAACCGCGCGGGCATCGAACGAACGCTCCACCGCATCAGCGCGATCCGAAACCGTCACGGCAAGGTGATCGGGCTCACTTGCCGCGCCGGACGCGCCCTGGAGGGAACGATCGACATCATCGACGACATCGTGCGCTCCGGGCAGTCGATCCTGCTCCTTGGAAAGCCCGGTGTCGGCAAGACCACCAAGCTGCGGGAGGTCGCGCGGGTGCTCGCCGACGAGGTCGAGAAACGCGTGATCATCGTCGACACGTCGAACGAGATCGCAGGCGATGGCGACGTCCCGCACCCCGGAATCGGCACCGCGCGCCGCATGCAGGTGCGCGTGCCCGTGGAGCAGCACCAGGTCATGATCGAAGCGGTCGAGAACCACATGCCCGAGGTGATCGTGATCGACGAGATCGGGACCGAGGCCGAGGCCATGGCGGCACGCACGATCGCCGAGCGCGGCGTGCAGCTCGTCGGCACCGCCCACGGCCAAACGCTCGAGAACCTGATGCTCAATCCAACCTTGGCCGACCTCATCGGAGGGATCCAGGCCGTGACTCTGTCGGACGACGAGGCCCGGCGGCGTGGCACCCAAAAGACCGTGCTCGAGCGCAAAGCGCCTCCCACGTTCGACGTCGTGATCGAGCTCTTGGACTTCGACCGGCTCGCCGTACACCACAACGTGCAGAAGACCGTGGATATGATTCTGCGAGGCGTGGCCGCTCGGCCCGAGATCCGGGTGCGGACCGACCAGGGCAAGGTCGAAGTCGTTCAGAAGGAGGAGACGAAAGAGCTGACGGATGCGGCGTTCAACAGCAGGTTCCCGAGCCTGGCCCGCAAACCGGAGACCGAGGCCGAGCCCGTCGATCGGATCGACCGAGGCGACGCCGAGGCGGGAGAGCGGCCGCCCCAGCTCGTCAAGATCTTCCCGTACGGGATTGCCAGAACGCGTCTCGAACGGGCGATCCGTGAAAAGCGCGCCCCGGCCTACGTCTGCACGGACGTGACCCAGGCCGATGCCGTGATGGCCATCCGCTCGAGCTACCAGAACCGGCCCCGCAAGATCCGGGACCTTGCCGGCAAACCCGTCACCACGGTCGTCGTGAAGTCGAACACCTTCTCGCAGATCGCCGCGGCCTTGGACGAGATCCTTCGCGGGGCGGGCGAGCAGAAGGACAGCGAGGCCCAGGCGATGGACGAGGTGCTTGCTGCGATCGACATCGTCATGCAGAGTGGCAAGCCCTACGAGCTCAGTCCTCAGCCTGCGACGATCCGTAAGATGCAGCACCAGGTAACCGAGGCGAGGCGCGTCGCCAGCGAAAGCGTGGGCGAAGACCCGAACCGGCGCCTGCGCGTGCTGCCGGTTCGGCTTGCCTAG
- a CDS encoding trypsin-like peptidase domain-containing protein yields the protein MKKAIPILGVLAACFAAALLALRVDRLLTRTDAPAGPATMSVPIRSATFGAPGQPIDFRDAVKRLAPSVVSVDKLEQVSRGFFSDSYEIAQTSTGSGVIVSAAGHIVTNHHVVENAYSVQVRLADGRTFDAKVVGSDSISDLAVLKIDAPGLVPAELGDNSKLEPGEWVLAMGNPLGFSNTVSVGVVSSVNRTLPTENGSVLVDSIQTDAAINQGNSGGALANVAGQVVGINSIIATTTGGNMGLGFAIPINRVRRIVDDILKYGRARYGTLGLRIFSRSGMLARASVRDSIRQTIGATPPDEGLIVRTVMPNGPAAGAGIGELDVLLELDGVKLLEPFDYIKAVVDKQPGDRVKVKFWSKGKERTVQVTLTDS from the coding sequence ATGAAGAAAGCGATACCGATTCTGGGCGTCCTGGCCGCTTGTTTCGCCGCGGCATTGCTCGCACTTCGCGTGGACCGCCTGTTGACCCGCACCGATGCACCCGCCGGCCCTGCGACCATGTCGGTGCCTATCCGCAGCGCGACCTTCGGTGCGCCGGGGCAGCCGATCGACTTTCGGGACGCCGTCAAGCGGCTTGCGCCCTCCGTGGTGTCGGTCGACAAGCTGGAACAGGTGTCGCGTGGATTCTTCTCGGACTCGTACGAGATCGCCCAGACCAGCACGGGGTCCGGGGTCATCGTAAGCGCGGCGGGGCATATCGTGACCAACCACCACGTGGTCGAGAACGCCTACTCGGTTCAAGTCCGCCTGGCCGACGGCCGGACGTTCGATGCCAAGGTCGTGGGATCGGACTCCATCAGCGACCTGGCCGTCCTGAAGATCGATGCGCCAGGTTTGGTGCCCGCCGAGCTCGGGGACAACTCCAAGCTGGAGCCCGGCGAGTGGGTGTTGGCGATGGGGAATCCCCTCGGGTTTTCCAACACGGTGAGCGTCGGCGTGGTCAGCAGCGTCAACCGCACGCTCCCCACGGAGAACGGTTCGGTCCTCGTGGACAGCATCCAGACGGATGCGGCCATCAACCAGGGCAACTCGGGAGGAGCGTTGGCCAACGTCGCCGGCCAAGTCGTCGGGATCAACTCGATCATTGCGACAACTACGGGGGGCAACATGGGGCTTGGCTTCGCCATCCCCATCAACCGGGTCCGGCGCATCGTGGACGACATCCTCAAGTATGGACGCGCGCGATACGGAACGCTGGGACTGCGCATCTTCTCTCGATCCGGGATGCTCGCGAGGGCTTCCGTGCGGGATTCGATCCGCCAGACCATCGGTGCGACGCCCCCGGACGAGGGGTTGATCGTGCGGACGGTGATGCCCAACGGTCCCGCCGCGGGTGCCGGGATCGGCGAGCTCGACGTCCTGCTCGAACTGGACGGAGTGAAGCTTCTCGAGCCCTTCGACTACATCAAGGCCGTCGTGGACAAGCAGCCCGGCGACAGGGTGAAGGTGAAGTTCTGGTCGAAAGGCAAGGAACGGACGGTCCAGGTCACCTTAACCGACTCTTGA
- a CDS encoding LptF/LptG family permease has protein sequence MRRIDRLILGELIGPWLFGTAIFTVLIMAGTYLFKITDYMAQGVPFGTVIELTLLLLPGVMAKTFSMAALLAALLAFGRLSSDSEIVALKAAGASLGRMMMPVAAFGLVISLVTFWFNETLVPGAAMRATSLQTDVAKQLKGTSLQPIGQPVYEGGVLKAMVVARDFSLRARTLRGAQITTYDAQGDPTFVLFANELEYQGPDNWRLRGGGRLLSADGRTLVYIDGDAWPEQIEKLSLTFEDLVAGMIKDLDSLSMKQMREQIKRARENTRISPGQIANLEYGYYNKITLPLAALIFGLVGAPLGIRNHRTGAAAGFWLSVVIIFGYMLLTNFMAIYAQGGAIPPYAASFTPLLLGLIFAAVTIRMKNR, from the coding sequence ATGAGGCGGATCGACCGCCTGATCCTCGGCGAGTTGATCGGGCCCTGGCTGTTCGGCACGGCCATCTTCACCGTGCTCATCATGGCGGGCACGTACCTGTTCAAGATCACGGATTACATGGCCCAGGGCGTTCCGTTCGGGACCGTCATCGAGTTGACCCTGCTGCTGCTGCCCGGGGTCATGGCCAAGACGTTTTCGATGGCGGCGCTCCTCGCCGCGCTCTTGGCCTTCGGGCGACTCAGCAGCGACAGCGAAATCGTGGCCCTCAAGGCGGCTGGGGCAAGCTTGGGACGCATGATGATGCCGGTGGCGGCGTTTGGCCTCGTGATCTCGCTGGTGACGTTCTGGTTCAACGAGACGCTGGTTCCCGGAGCGGCCATGCGCGCGACCTCGTTGCAGACCGATGTGGCGAAGCAGCTCAAGGGGACGTCGCTGCAACCGATCGGACAACCCGTGTACGAGGGCGGAGTGCTCAAGGCGATGGTCGTAGCTCGAGACTTCAGCCTTCGCGCGAGGACGCTGAGGGGAGCCCAGATCACGACGTACGACGCGCAGGGCGATCCCACGTTCGTGCTGTTTGCAAACGAACTGGAGTATCAAGGGCCAGACAATTGGCGGTTGCGCGGTGGCGGTCGGTTGCTCTCCGCGGACGGGCGGACCTTGGTGTATATCGACGGGGACGCCTGGCCCGAACAGATCGAGAAGCTTTCGCTGACTTTCGAAGACTTGGTGGCTGGGATGATCAAGGACCTCGACTCGCTCAGCATGAAGCAGATGCGGGAGCAGATCAAACGGGCGAGGGAGAACACGCGGATCAGTCCGGGCCAGATCGCCAATCTGGAGTACGGCTACTACAACAAGATCACGCTTCCCCTGGCCGCGTTGATCTTCGGCTTGGTGGGTGCTCCGTTGGGCATCCGGAACCACCGAACGGGGGCCGCCGCCGGTTTCTGGCTGTCCGTGGTGATTATTTTCGGGTACATGTTGTTAACGAACTTCATGGCCATTTACGCCCAAGGAGGGGCGATCCCACCGTACGCGGCCAGTTTCACCCCTTTGCTCTTGGGCTTGATTTTCGCGGCGGTGACGATTCGTATGAAGAATCGGTAA
- the lptB gene encoding LPS export ABC transporter ATP-binding protein, translating into MKIRAAGLVKAYRGRRVVDHVTFEISQGEIVGLLGPNGAGKTTTFYMVTGLVRPNEGTVHLDDTDVTHWPMFKRARAGVGYLPQEPSVFRKLSVEDNLRLVLELAGRSRKEIDAKVEELAEELHITRILRSAGNVLSGGERRRVEIARALATEPKFILLDEPFTGIDPVTIEEIQEIVFRLKDQDIGILITDHNVAATFGITDRNYILIDGKIIAQGSGREISADPKVRSHYLGQQFRSDSLPEDRA; encoded by the coding sequence TTGAAGATCCGCGCGGCCGGGCTCGTCAAGGCCTACCGCGGACGGCGCGTGGTCGACCACGTCACCTTCGAGATCTCCCAGGGAGAGATCGTGGGTTTGCTGGGCCCGAACGGGGCGGGGAAGACCACGACGTTCTACATGGTCACCGGCCTGGTCCGCCCCAACGAGGGAACCGTGCATCTCGATGACACGGACGTCACGCACTGGCCGATGTTCAAGCGCGCGCGGGCCGGCGTGGGCTACCTTCCGCAAGAGCCCAGCGTGTTCCGGAAGTTGAGCGTCGAAGACAATCTGCGGCTCGTGCTGGAGCTTGCGGGCCGTTCGCGCAAGGAGATCGACGCCAAGGTCGAGGAGCTTGCCGAAGAGCTGCACATCACGCGCATTCTCAGAAGCGCGGGCAACGTGCTGTCCGGAGGGGAGCGGCGGCGCGTCGAGATCGCCCGCGCCCTTGCCACCGAACCCAAGTTCATCCTCCTCGACGAGCCGTTCACGGGCATCGACCCGGTCACGATCGAGGAGATCCAAGAGATCGTGTTTCGGCTCAAAGACCAAGATATCGGCATCCTGATCACCGATCACAACGTCGCTGCGACGTTCGGGATCACCGATCGCAACTACATCCTCATCGACGGGAAGATCATCGCGCAGGGAAGCGGCCGCGAGATCTCCGCCGATCCGAAGGTGCGCAGCCACTATCTCGGGCAGCAGTTCCGTTCGGACAGCCTCCCCGAGGACCGGGCATGA
- a CDS encoding PEP-CTERM sorting domain-containing protein (PEP-CTERM proteins occur, often in large numbers, in the proteomes of bacteria that also encode an exosortase, a predicted intramembrane cysteine proteinase. The presence of a PEP-CTERM domain at a protein's C-terminus predicts cleavage within the sorting domain, followed by covalent anchoring to some some component of the (usually Gram-negative) cell surface. Many PEP-CTERM proteins exhibit an unusual sequence composition that includes large numbers of potential glycosylation sites. Expression of one such protein has been shown restore the ability of a bacterium to form floc, a type of biofilm.), translating into MNHSIKLLAAGAVFTIASAGAHATWFTDEASFLAAIDGTYYLENFDGWSFGNPLGGDLTWSAPGGNGYGWDAAASNGLYSLPGGLSTNSPEDPIDFTFTGAPVTAFGMNLSDTDFDGNFIPGDVTLDLSNGQSNTLTVGANETFVGWVGNDVLTSASIVAVSAADDYVLADHVYTGAAPVPEPASMVALALGAGALLRRRAKKA; encoded by the coding sequence ATGAATCATTCCATCAAACTTCTGGCCGCTGGAGCGGTCTTCACGATCGCGAGCGCCGGCGCGCACGCGACCTGGTTCACCGACGAGGCCTCGTTCCTTGCCGCGATCGACGGCACGTACTACCTGGAGAACTTCGACGGCTGGAGCTTCGGAAACCCGCTTGGCGGAGACCTCACGTGGTCGGCCCCCGGGGGCAACGGTTACGGCTGGGACGCGGCCGCGAGCAACGGACTCTATTCGCTGCCCGGCGGGCTCTCCACCAACTCGCCCGAAGATCCGATCGACTTCACGTTCACCGGAGCCCCCGTCACGGCGTTCGGCATGAACCTGTCGGATACGGACTTTGATGGCAACTTCATTCCCGGCGATGTCACGCTCGACCTGAGCAATGGCCAATCGAACACCCTGACGGTGGGCGCGAACGAGACGTTCGTCGGCTGGGTTGGCAACGACGTCCTGACCTCGGCGTCCATCGTCGCGGTCTCCGCGGCGGACGATTACGTCCTTGCGGACCACGTCTACACGGGCGCGGCGCCGGTTCCGGAGCCCGCCTCGATGGTGGCCCTCGCCCTGGGCGCCGGAGCGCTCTTGCGACGTCGCGCCAAGAAGGCGTAA
- a CDS encoding putative zinc-binding metallopeptidase, producing the protein MADTTRGRPTLLPMLALLLVAGARDSGVQQPGRAHFQTVRGALSREYGLELISKPELPVSVNAGTIEGKAGSEENNDTYADLLWTEWSLYPPTLMRNVGLKRIVLAEELAFGGQLRTAVPDFMRGDLYLDTARGRYDDAYVRRVIHHEFFHMIDTRDDGVLYGDSAWSRLNPKGFQYGSGGKNAQGDSQAGVARDDLPGFIDTYAMTGVEEDKAEVFAFLMVDPAGFDARAARDRVLQAKGRAMRALLLAFCPEMDAAFWRRVALARQAK; encoded by the coding sequence ATGGCGGACACGACACGCGGACGACCGACCTTGCTTCCCATGCTGGCCCTCCTGCTTGTGGCCGGCGCCCGCGACAGCGGGGTCCAGCAACCCGGGCGCGCACACTTCCAGACCGTTCGCGGAGCTCTTAGTCGCGAGTACGGGCTGGAACTCATCTCCAAGCCCGAACTTCCCGTCTCGGTGAATGCGGGAACCATCGAAGGCAAGGCCGGGAGCGAGGAGAACAACGACACCTACGCCGATCTTCTCTGGACCGAGTGGAGCCTCTACCCGCCCACCCTCATGCGCAACGTGGGGCTGAAGCGCATCGTTCTGGCCGAGGAGTTGGCGTTCGGCGGACAACTTCGCACGGCGGTCCCAGACTTCATGCGGGGGGACCTTTACCTCGACACCGCGCGCGGTAGATACGACGACGCGTACGTGAGGCGCGTCATCCACCACGAGTTCTTCCACATGATCGACACTCGTGACGACGGCGTCTTGTATGGCGACTCGGCGTGGAGCAGGCTGAACCCCAAGGGGTTCCAATACGGCTCGGGTGGAAAGAACGCACAGGGCGATTCCCAAGCCGGAGTCGCGCGCGACGATCTTCCCGGTTTCATCGATACCTACGCGATGACGGGAGTGGAGGAGGACAAAGCCGAGGTCTTCGCGTTCCTCATGGTCGATCCTGCTGGTTTCGATGCCCGGGCCGCGCGCGACCGGGTGCTGCAAGCGAAAGGTCGGGCCATGCGCGCGCTCTTGCTTGCGTTCTGCCCCGAGATGGACGCGGCGTTTTGGCGCCGGGTCGCGCTCGCGCGTCAGGCGAAGTGA